The following DNA comes from Pseudodesulfovibrio alkaliphilus.
CCTCCGGGCCGTAGCCCATGACTATGGTGTCTCCGGCGATGAGGATGGGGGTGCCGGGGAGCTGTGCGGCCCGGGCCAGTTCGGCCCCGGCGGCCACGCGGGGGCCGTGCTCTTTGGCCAGACGCAGGAACAGATCGGGCAGGGTCGTGCCCTCCAGCATGTCCGGGAAGGCCGCGGTGAACTGTGCCAGGATGAGCATCCGCGCCTCGTCCAGATCGCTCACCTTGGGCTGACGCAGGTCGCGATACGCGAAATCAAGCAACGGCTTAAGCCGGTCCGTCCCGGCCACGTCCTCAATGACCCAGGCGGCCATATCCGAGCCGAGGAAGCTGCGGCCCGGAAGAAAAAGGACTTTCACCCGGCCATAGAGATCGGGATACTCGCCCACCAGCTTGTGCCCCAGGCGGCAATGCCAGCACAGGGGGTCGGTCACAATCAGCACTTCCGTGTCGCCGGTACCGCGCAACTCGACCCTGGCCGCCTCGACCAGAGCCCGATACCTGGGGGCGCATCCGCCCTCGTCTTCTGCCGCCATGGCGCTGGCCGCGGCAAAGAACAACGTCAGGACCAGGACCGGCAGGATGGGCGTTGCGCCCGCAAGGTATGGTTTCATGGACCGGACTCTATACCCATCCGGCCCGGATGCCAACAGATCAGGCGGCCACGTGCAGATGGGGCGGCCTCCCCGATGGCTTTGCCGCCGTGGCGCCGTTGACGGCCAGAAAATCGCGCACCCCGTCCGCGCCCATGAACCGGCCAAGCACCTTGGGATCGCTGTGCAGGAGGTCCACCAGGATCAGACCGTCCAGACAGTGGCCGAAATCCGGGTCCACGTTGAAGCCCAGAATCTTGCCGCCCAGCTTGAGATACTGACGAAGCAGCACCGGGATGGACCGGCCCGCCTCCACGTCGCGCACCAGATCGGCCACATCGTCCGGGTCGTCGAAGACCGAGTCGGGCAGCGAAAAATCCACCTTGCCGAGCCGCCTGACCTTTGGAGGCCGCCTGGGAACGGCCATGCCGACCATGTCGTGCCGGAAGGCGTGGCGCTCCATGAAGCGCATGATCAGCTCGCGAGAGAGTTCGGAATACTCGCCCGAGATGGAAACACAACCGAAAAGCTTGGTGTATTTCGGATTGTTGACCACAAAGGCGGCCACCCCCTTCCACAGAAGCAGCAGCGGCTGGTAGCTCTTCTGATATTTGGGGACCACGAAGGAGCGGCCCATCTCCAGGGCCGGGCCCATAGATTCCAGCAGGCCGGGACGATACTTGAAGAGCGTACTGGTATAGAGACCAGCCACGCCCCGCGCCTTGAGGATTTCGTCGGTCAGACCGAAACGGTAGGCCCCGGCCACCTCGCGCTCGGCGTGGTTCCAGAGCACCAGATGACGATAGGTGTCATCGAAGGCGTCGATGTCCATGGGTTTTCCCGTCCCCTCCCCCACCAGACGGAAGGTCTCTTCCCGACGAATGCCTATCTCGCGCAGCAGGCGCGGGATGCGGAAGGCATCAGCCTCCAAGACCGTGAAGTCGCCGGAGCGGATCAGGATGTTGGCATCGGGCAGGGCGGCCACTTCGCTGGCCAGGGTGCGCCTGTCGCGGGAGTTGGCGACGGGCTCCATGGCCCTGGACGAAGACACGGCCCGGAAGGGCGCACGCGAACCCGGCGCCTTGCGCAGCAGGTAGGTCCGAAAGCGCAGGTGGT
Coding sequences within:
- a CDS encoding lysophospholipid acyltransferase family protein: MDALAKGPLLNLASPFGDPLRHALFSLFRKPLTKVLRLDTLNSMYDALKAGEAGEPFIDRVMDLLGVRFTLDGQPLSRVPSCGPLVAVCNHPFGVIEGLLLVKILRSVRTDIKIMANFMLGMIPEMDELLIEVDPFGKEGSTAKNIAGLKASMRWLKDGGMLVVFPAGEVSSLRMKKAMVADPQWSPMVGRIIRKTGAAAMPVFFEGRNSGLFQTLGLIHPRLRTVLLPHENLKHAARLIRVALGGVVESARLSAFADDREMMDHLRFRTYLLRKAPGSRAPFRAVSSSRAMEPVANSRDRRTLASEVAALPDANILIRSGDFTVLEADAFRIPRLLREIGIRREETFRLVGEGTGKPMDIDAFDDTYRHLVLWNHAEREVAGAYRFGLTDEILKARGVAGLYTSTLFKYRPGLLESMGPALEMGRSFVVPKYQKSYQPLLLLWKGVAAFVVNNPKYTKLFGCVSISGEYSELSRELIMRFMERHAFRHDMVGMAVPRRPPKVRRLGKVDFSLPDSVFDDPDDVADLVRDVEAGRSIPVLLRQYLKLGGKILGFNVDPDFGHCLDGLILVDLLHSDPKVLGRFMGADGVRDFLAVNGATAAKPSGRPPHLHVAA